The Pecten maximus chromosome 11, xPecMax1.1, whole genome shotgun sequence genome has a segment encoding these proteins:
- the LOC117337704 gene encoding putative nuclease HARBI1, whose product MAMNIMFDVLGRQRTQQFHRDFSVLEDFTDNQVRARYRFSRENIVFIADLVRDELERPTKRSNALSVEMQHGGFPGVVGCIDGTQIRIQAPTQNEPTFVNRKGYHSINVQAICDEKKKLTNVVARWPGSTHDSHIFRMSDIKQYLEIHHRTLADGLILGDSGYACQKYLLTLYLRPATIQQDRYNECHKRTRTRIERAFGVWKRRFHVLHGEIRMRPERVCKIIGACAVLHNLAVSLKEPELDDANGVNDIINDAAVYNGPEDGHSVRRHITATYFD is encoded by the exons ATGGCGATGAATATCATGTTTGATGTTCTTGGAAGACAGCGCACTCAGCAATTTCATCGAGATTTTTCCGTGTTGGAAGATTTTACCGACAACCAAGTCCGAGCGAGATACCGGTTTAGTCGAGAAAACATCGTTTTTATAGCAGATTTAGTACGAGATGAGCTGGAGAGACCTACGAAAAGGAGCAATGCCCTCTCTGTTGAAATGCAG CACGGTGGATTTCCCGGTGTAGTTGGGTGCATTGACGGAACGCAGATTCGTATCCAGGCACCGACTCAGAACGAGCCCACGTTTGTCAATCGGAAGGGGTACCATTCCATTAACGTGCAGGCAATATGTGACG agaaaaaaaaattaacaaacgTGGTCGCAAGATGGCCAGGTTCTACACATGACAGCCATATATTTCGTATGTCGGACATCAAGCAGTATTTAGAGATTCATCACAGGACTTTGGCGGATGGTTTGATATTAGGCGACAGTGGCTATGCATGCCAGAAATATTTACTGACGCTCTACCTGAGACCAGCCACCATCCAACAGGACCGATACAATGAATGTCATAAACGCACTAGGACAAGGATTGAGCGAGCTTTTGGGGTGTGGAAAAGGCGTTTTCATGTTTTGCATGGAGAAATAAGAATGAGACCTGAAAGGGTATGCAAAATAATAG GTGCTTGTGCAGTTTTGCACAATTTGGCAGTGTCACTGAAGGAACCGGAGTTAGATGATGCTAATGGAGTCAATGACATCATAAATGATGCCGCTGTTTACAACGGACCTGAAGATGGTCATTCAGTACGGCGCCATATTACAGCGACCTACTTTGATTAG